The DNA region CGGCTTGATCATTTAGAATCGGCAGATGTGGAGAGTCTGTCTGAATGGAGTAACACACGTGTGAACCGGATCCTTGTGGACTACATGTTGCGGATGTCTTATTATGATACGGCAGTGAAGCTGGCGGAAAGCAGAAATATTCAGGTAGTTTTGGTTTCCTGTCCTAGATTTGTTGACATTACATATTTGTGGTTCTTTATACCGAGTGCTCTGTCATCAGTTTTTTTCATTCCAATGTTCATAAATTCATGGAAGGTTTGAATATCATGAGTTATTGTAGTTTGAATGTATTAATTGGATTGAAGAACTTGGAAACGATGGCAATATTATTATATATCTGGCTATCAAGCGGTTTTATTATTATCGTCATGCTCATTATCCAATTGCTTACTCTACTTTGCAATTGGAAGAGGGATTCATCTTCACATTTTCTAACGATGGAAAGAAATTATCTTTTTGACATTAATGAAGGAATGATGAACAAATTTTAGCTCACAAAGTCTATATAATGAAAGAAAGCAGCTTATTGCTTTCATAATTGATAGGTTGGAACTTTTATTGTCTAGTATAGGAGTTAGGAAGTGAAGGTAAGTAGAATAAATAGGGGATACTAGCTTTTATTGCCGCAGGTTCATTGGCTTGTTAGAATCCCTTCTTTCTTATTGCTACTGGTGCAGATTGAAGAATATTTCCATATTTCTGTTTGTACGTGTTGGCAACTTGATTAGTTTCTTATGTGTCAGGATTTTGTTGATATTGATATATTTCAAGAAGCAAAAAAGGTTATTGAAGCCCTTCAGAATATGGAGGTAGGCCCTGCCCTAGCCTGGTGTGCCGAGAACAAGTCACGATTAAAGAAATCCAAGGTATGCGCTCCCTTTTGTTTTGGGGGAGGGTAGGGTTGAGAAGCATGCTATTTGGTGGATTGGAAGAGTTTGCTAGCCTAATACTACTCCTGTCAGTAAAGTTATCTGTTCTGTTGCTTGTTCTTGAAAGAAATTAGCAAACAAATACTCTGTACATAAGTTTTAGAGGATGGTGATTCTTTCAATGTGTCCTGCCGTTCTTTTATGtgaaatttgatttatttgttCGAGTTTGGCTTTCTACTGCTTCTATCATACTTGGACTGCATACTAGGAGATGGAAGTAAaaagaaaatgacatttttctttCATAGATTCTAATTCATTTGGCCGCTATATTGTTGTGAAAGATTCCCTGTAGTTGTAGCTGCAGTGCTTCCGTAAGTATGTTGGTTCTACTAAATTTCTAACAACTGCTTGTGAATTTCTGATAAAATGGTTCTTGAAATTCATTTGTTTGAGTTGGTACTGCAAACTGTTTCCTTCCTCAAATTAGATAACTAGACAAAGGTTTCTGTTGACAGTTATACCATTTGAATTGTAGTTCGTTTGTTTTGTATTATCTAGTGCTGAATTCTTTATTGATGGCAGAGTAAATTCGAGTTTCAGCTGAGACTTCAAGAGTTTATAGAGTTGGTACGAGCTGAAAATAACTTGCGAGCAATCACATATGCTCAAAAGTACCTAGCACCATGGGGAACTACTCATATGAAAGAATTCCAGCGGGTCTTTGTAACAGTAGCTTATAAGAGTACTACAGAATGTGCTACATACAAGGTGATCCATTTTTCTCTAGATTGGGAAATTCTTTTACGGAGTACTTTGAATCTTTGGCAGCATTATAGATTTTTACTTATCTGAAATTAACTGTGCCACAGTTTTTGTTGGAATAGACATACTGATATTTAAGGGAACTAAAGTAAAaagttaatgaaaatgattttgaGACTATGGTCTCTGTTTTCCCCAAATCTTGTGGGAATGAGCTGAATAGGACAATGTGCTAAATGGTACCCATGTTTAGTTGAACTTATTACCATGTAGGAAAGATGTTTTGTTGAACACAAACTAGCACATATTTGCCTGCACCATCTCTGTGTGGTGGTAGTTCCTCACAGATTAATTTTCGTCTCTGTTAGTCATGCAGCCTTCAATATTCCCGGTATGGAATCCTTTGATATACAGGACTAGGTTTTCATGAATAGACTCATTTTCTGTGCCATCTCCTTGGGAAATAATACATTTTGAACTACACATTTTAGGGAGATGTATTGGTTTGGTGGTTATATTTATCTTTGGAGCTGCATGGTACAGGTTAATCTCTgattgtaattttttaattcttttgttaATTATGTTTTCCAGGTTTTATTTGAGCCAAAGCAATGGGATTACCTGGTTGACCAATTCAAACAGGAATTCTGCAAGTTATATGGCATGACGCTTGAGCCTTTGCTGAATATTTATCTGCAAGCAGGCCTGTCTGCTCTTAAAACCCCGCATCCTCTAACAGTTGTTTATCGATCTGTATTTTACTGTTTTCCACTTATCTATTAATCAGGAGTGTTCTAGGCTTGGTACAATCGAGTTCACTTTATATGGAGTTGACTCCCAAAGCTTCTTTGGCTTTGAGCTGCATCGTTGCCTATGTGACCTGCAGAACAAAACTCTAGAGCGGGAGGGTGAAACAGCTATAGCGTATGTACATACTTATGTGATTGAAATAGTGAACCAAAATTTTTGTATATGGAATGAAGTTTTGACAATGCGTACTGTGTACTTCATTAGTTGTGGAAATTTAGTATTTTTGTCCATTTCTTGCTAACTTTTAAGGGTTTTATGTCATAATCTCTAGAGTCATTAGGTGGCCGTGGTTTAGCTCCCTTATTGGTGTTTTGGCACTTCACATTCACCTTGAGCACATGACCGCTTGCATTGCTGCTGTTAATTGCATTTAGAGATTTTGTTTTGCCTTGACCTGATTCAgatactgttatgatgatgattgcACCAAGGAGGATCCGCTATCACAGGAGGGTTTCCGGAAACTAGCCATGCCCTTACCTTATTCTAAGCAGCGTCATTCAAAGCTTGTTTGCTACATAACTAAGGAACTAATGGACACAGAGAACCCACCGCAAGTCTTGCCCAACGGCTATGTCTACAGCACTAAGGTTCGTATGCGTTTTTTGTGGTAAAAACAAGATCTTTGTTAATTCAGTCTTGAAATATTCTTCTTGATTTATGTTTTGGAGGCAGGCTCTTGAAGAAATGGCGAGGAAGAATGATGGTAAGATTACTTGTCCAAGGACAGGATTGGTATGCAATTTCACAGATCTGGTGAAGGCATATATATCATGAATATGCATATTATTGCCCTTTTAAATTATTCAAGTTCGTTATTAATCTGTAATTCTGGGATTTCTAACTGTCAAAATATCCTCCTCTCTGTCTCTGTTCATAAAACCCTTTCCTGCCGGGCGTCCGGCCCATTCCTCAACTTGGAAGCATGTACATATATGCAGAATTGCTTTCGAGAATTTATTTTCAAGTTGCTGAACAGAAGACATTCCACACTGTTAATATTTCAATTAATTTACTCTCTACTGCTTTGAGTTGTAAAAACCAAGTCGTGGGAAAACATGTTGACGGGCTCTAAACCCAACTTGCTGGGCGAAGTAGCTCCACAATTCCAAAGATTCATACGTATGTTACACATTTTAATGCCAAATTTTAGAAATCGATTTCAAATTTGGTAGATGTcgtcatttttttaatacaaacgatATTTAAACCAGGACATCCTATGAAATTAGTGTGGAACTAGCGGAAATGCCTTTAAAATCCAATAAAATTCAAATCTGATCCACCCCTTAAAATTTATCTTAAGTGtgctaatgaagaaaaaaaatgtgaaaaaaaatttctcgtgTTTAAGCAGAAAGTTATACAAACTTAAGTATTACTAAAATGGATTTTCCCTTTTCTCGAATCACACAAGATAGGGCAGACAAAATTGTGGATGAATGATAGCATGTTGGTTATGGTGATGAGCAGGTGGCTTGTAGATAGCATGTCAATGTTTGCTATGCCAAATACAAATCGTGTTGTCCACCTGAGTTGCCTAGTTATCTTTTCACCAAAGCTTACCAGAAAAAGCACCAAAGAAAAAGCCCCATTAAATATGGAGAAGGAGTGTCGGAGGAGGAAAGGATAGTGGGAGAGATGCGGAAGGAATGTATATGAATGGTGTCGGAGGAGGAAAGGAGAGTGGAAGAGATGCGGAAGGAAAGTATATGAATGATAAAGTACAACTACGAGTTAATTGAGaacaattttttgtattttgagcCAAAAATAAGCTTAActtttctccttcatttcctctgtcattttaatcctttttttcttctcatatATACCTAAAGGGGGCGGTTCCATGGTATCactttttttacacaatttttggTGGAGCTCGCtctgtaatgtatttcaacgatccgaaccgtcgaTATCTTCAATTATACCAACAAAATAGCACCATTATAaatcaactcaaaagaaaaaaattgactcCATTCAATTATATGTCATTGTAGCCCATTTTCTATCTCTTTGGGCATCATTGTGAGGAAGTTTTCAGCTCGACAATTACATCGTTACATAGTGTTATTAATTTAGGTGTTATAACTTATATGAGAAATCAGGTTGTCATCATtcattttgctactccattaattaaaatcctaatccttttcaatttttgatcaaggtccttgggtattaataacatcattaattatttcaataataaaatattttttatttctaaatatattcatttaatgtttaaaatgttacaattagtatatttatatttatgaataaatttttatcatatatttttagttttagtttgtatccatttttaatttgcaatccttttttaatttgtaccaattttcttttcagttttaatttgtacccatatattaatttctttttgtgctcatattttttaaagttttatttgtatttgtacccattttttattttaccaaatgtacccatgctaattatatgtacccattcatgtaattttttcaaaattttaatcttaaaatgtactcattcttaaatataccaatttgttatatgtaaaatgcaccatttttttatataaaatctattcaattttttttctaatccatttttaaacatatatgggtacattcttttttatttgattttaaaatgtatccatgtcaagtttaatcgaagaaatttactaatgttattaagcctaatatatatatatatatatatatatatatattgtgattttgaagaatgttcccatgttttgatacaataattttttggttaattttgatgaatgtacccatgtttatatacacacacacacaatagtatatttatattttaatatttttaatcccacaaattatggttttttatttaaaatctcatttatataaacaactaaaaattttaatttttaatttaaaaaatataataacgtacatagaaataaattatcacattaatttcagggactttaataaaaaattgaaaaccaacaagatttcaatcaaagaatatttatAAATAGGGACCGCATCTAAAGTGTAGTATCCCACATCGACGACGTGAGGGCTGTCCTTGGGCCTTATATGTATTCGCTCGCATGTACTCCCCAGAGACGCGTTTTGGAGCTGCGGCTTGCAAAAACAAATCCGTGAGTGGGGTCGGACCGGTGCGCCGGGTTCCaccacaaagcggacaatatctctgCGGAGGAAGGCGTGGTTACattgtttggtatcagagccagactcacggccgttcggtgtgccgacgaggacgtcggtctccctaaggggggtggattgtagtaTCCCACATCGACGACGTGAGGGCTGTCCTTGGGCCTTATATGTATTCGCTCGCATGTACTCTTCAGAGACGCGTTTTGGAGCTGCGGCTTGCAAAAACAAATCCGTGAGTGGGGTCGGACCGGTGCGCCGGGTTCCaccacaaagcggacaatatctctgCGGAGGAAGGCGTGGTTACATTGTTGTTTAACAATGTAACCACGCCTTCCTCCGcagagatattgtccgctttgtggtGGAACCCGGCGCACCGGTCCGACCCCACTCACGGATTTGTTTTTGCAAGCCGCAGCTCCAAAACGCGTCTCTGAAGAGTACATGCGAGCGAATACATATAAGGCCCAAGGACAGCCCTCACGTCGTCGATGTGGGAtactacaatccaccccccttagggagaccgacgtcctcgtcggcacaccgaacggccgtgagtctggctctgataccaaacaatGTAACCACGCCTTCCTCCGcagagatattgtccgctttgtggtGGAACCCGGCGCACCGGTCCGACCCCACTCACGGATTTGTTTTTGCAAGCCGCAGCTCCAAAACGCGTCTCTGGGGAGTACATGCGAGCGAATACATATAAGGCCCAAGGACAGCCCTCACGTCGTCGATGTGGGAtactacaatccaccccccttagggagaccgacgtcctcgtcggcacaccgaacggccgtgagtctggctctgataccaaacaatGTAACCACGCCTTCCTCCGcagagatattgtccgctttgtggtGGAACCCGGCGCACCGGTCCGACCCCACTCACGGATTTGTTTTTGCAAGCCGCAGCTCCAAAACGCGTCTCTGGGGAGTACATGCGAGCGAATACATATAAGGCCCAAGGACAGCCCTCACGTCGTCGATGTGGGAtactacaatccaccccccttagggagaccgacgtcctcgtcggcacaccgaacggccgtgagtctggctctgataccaaacaatGTAACCACGCCTTCCTCCGcagagatattgtccgctttgtggtGGAACCCGGCGCACCGGTCCGACCCCACTCACGGATTTGTTTTTGCAAGCCGCAGCTCCAAAACGCGTCTCTGAAGAGTACATGCGAGCGAATACATATAAGGCCCAAGGACAGCCCTCACGTCGTCGATGTGGGAtactacaatccaccccccttagggagaccgacgtcctcgtcggcacaccgaacggccgtgagtctggctctgataccaaacaatGTAACCACGCCTTCCTCCGcagagatattgtccgctttgtggtGGAACCCGGCGCACCGGTCCGACCCCACTCACGGATTTGTTTTTGCAAGCCGCAGCTCCAAAACGCGTCTCTGAAGAGTACATGCGAGCGAATACATATAAGGCCCAAGGACAGCCCTCACGTCGTCGATGTGGGATACTACATAAAGTCTTCCTAACTTATAATACAAGTGAATAACAAaatctttttcttcaaaattaatcaataatagTTAAGGTGTCACCGATATATCATATTGATAATAATGAAACTCATATGATATAACGTGAATGAATTGATAATATTACAtcataattataatgaaaaatgttaaatTAGTAAGATGAGATTCACTTCTATAGTGATATTGACACTATTGTCTGAAGGATAATGATAGAGAGACCATCATTTTAAATCATATTTGTAGACAACATTCGGTGTGGCGGTTGATAATTAGATTTTTTCCTTAAATCattaaaaatagaatttaacaaccatatcatttgatttaaaaaatatggtcTAAGAAGATGAAGCATTTCCATATCTAAAATTtattatggaaaaaaaaatcaaaccattCAAAACAATAATGTTTTTGTTCTAATATTCTTTGCGTGCTTGGATAATATTACTCAGATAATATAACAATATTCCAAAACCAAAGTCACAATACACAATCCCTTTTTATTGTTCCATCAATCATCATACTGCACTAGAAGCAACACCAAAAGAATCCCAAGacaaaaagttgaaaaaaaaaactataattttGCCCAATCAAAACCCATAGATGTGGCGGATCCAGGACTTTAACATCAGGTGGTCCTTGTTAAGGTACACTAGGCACTAGTCGGGTGGCCGGCTGGGCTTAGTGCCTATGTGCCTAGACAGGGCTTAGGCAGGGGCCTATAGGACTAggcgaatttaagtaaatttggTATATATCaatataaataagtgtctatttacactttaaaaaaattgtacatGTATTAATAATTTGAGTTTATTGTTCAACATATAACATACAAAAATATCAGAATTTTTGCTTTaacattttagtaaatttgattaCGAAATATTTTTCAGATGTCGTATGTATGAATTTAtagtgaatttaaaaaaaataaaggtctCAAACATATGGTATAAAAGTATTGGTTGGCTAATACACCATCcctttattaattaaaatgttAGGTGACACAACCCGATTTGACAACAattaaggaaaaagaaaaaaaaatg from Malus domestica chromosome 01, GDT2T_hap1 includes:
- the LOC108171002 gene encoding protein MAEA homolog isoform X1, whose amino-acid sequence is MLRMSYYDTAVKLAESRNIQDFVDIDIFQEAKKVIEALQNMEVGPALAWCAENKSRLKKSKSKFEFQLRLQEFIELVRAENNLRAITYAQKYLAPWGTTHMKEFQRVFVTVAYKSTTECATYKVLFEPKQWDYLVDQFKQEFCKLYGMTLEPLLNIYLQAGLSALKTPYCYDDDCTKEDPLSQEGFRKLAMPLPYSKQRHSKLVCYITKELMDTENPPQVLPNGYVYSTKALEEMARKNDGKITCPRTGLVCNFTDLVKAYIS
- the LOC108171002 gene encoding protein MAEA homolog isoform X2, whose translation is MLRMSYYDTAVKLAESRNIQDFVDIDIFQEAKKVIEALQNMEVGPALAWCAENKSRLKKSKSKFEFQLRLQEFIELVRAENNLRAITYAQKYLAPWGTTHMKEFQRVFVTVAYKSTTECATYKVLFEPKQWDYLVDQFKQEFCKLYGMTLEPLLNIYLQAGLSALKTPYCYDDDCTKEDPLSQEGFRKLAMPLPYSKQRHSKLVCYITKELMDTENPPQVLPNGYVYSTKAGS